From Ovis aries strain OAR_USU_Benz2616 breed Rambouillet chromosome 21, ARS-UI_Ramb_v3.0, whole genome shotgun sequence, a single genomic window includes:
- the TAF1D gene encoding TATA box-binding protein-associated factor RNA polymerase I subunit D isoform X1 encodes MDSLNYTTASDLAVETENQSDSSSSGSSLFKTQCVPVPPKRRQRNTIRKFVHIPKSTQATETSSDSSIEPRPLTLKAIFERFKNKKHKRKKRKYKPTGRSVGRPKGRRTTRYSQITEKQFKDKRPGFPFLESKNGRKPLPWRKILTFEQAVARGFFNYLEKLKYEYYLKESLKQMNVAEDLEKEDLDSRRYRYLDDDGSLSPIEESAAEEEIAANLEHDECDIKLVENSYFIISSEFPKKKNVYLDQEEYTEETALLKKRVSKSKHWTEDKMA; translated from the exons ATGGATTCTCTTAACTATACAACGGCATCTGATTTAGCTGTGGAAACTGAGAATCAAAG TGACAGCTCTTCCTCTGGTAGCAGCTTATTTAAAACTCAGTGTGTTCCTGTCCCACCTAAACGGAGGCAAAGAAACACTATCAGAAAATTCGTTCATATACCCAAAAGTACACAGGCAACAGAGACATCTAGTGACTCATCTATAGAGCCAAGACCACTGACTTTAAAGGCTATTTTTGAAAGattcaaaaataagaaacataaacGTAAAAAGAGGAAATACAAGCCAACAGGAAGATCAGTGGGAAGACCAAAAGGAAGGAGAACCACTAGATACTCACAAATTACTGAGAAACAATTTAAAGACAAAAGACCTGGTTTCCCATTTTTAGAatcaaaaaatggaagaaaaccaTTACCTTGGAGAAAAATTTTAACCTTTGAG CAAGCAGTGGCAAGAGGATTTTTTAACTACCTTGAAAAACTGAAGTATGAATACTACCTCAAGGAATCCTTGAAACAGATGAATGTTGCTGaagatttagaaaaagaagaccTTGATAGTCGAAGATACAGATACTTGGATGATGATGGATCTCTCTCTCCTATTGAAGAGTCAGC AGCAGAGGAGGAGATTGCAGCAAACCTTGAACATGATGAATGTGATATTAAGTTGGTG GAGAATAGTTATTTCATAATAAGCTCTGAATTTCCAAAGAAGAAGAATGTATATCTGGATCAAGAGGAATATACTGAAGAAACTGCTTTGCTTAAAAAGAGAGTATCAAAATCTAAACACtggacagaggacaaaatggCCTGA
- the TAF1D gene encoding TATA box-binding protein-associated factor RNA polymerase I subunit D isoform X2: protein MDSLNYTTASDLAVETENQSDSSSSGSSLFKTQCVPVPPKRRQRNTIRKFVHIPKSTQATETSSDSSIEPRPLTLKAIFERFKNKKHKRKKRKYKPTGRSVGRPKGRRTTRYSQITEKQFKDKRPGFPFLESKNGRKPLPWRKILTFEQAVARGFFNYLEKLKYEYYLKESLKQMNVAEDLEKEDLDSRRYRYLDDDGSLSPIEESAAEEEIAANLEHDECDIKLVAFIFGIQCLDFAKICLML, encoded by the exons ATGGATTCTCTTAACTATACAACGGCATCTGATTTAGCTGTGGAAACTGAGAATCAAAG TGACAGCTCTTCCTCTGGTAGCAGCTTATTTAAAACTCAGTGTGTTCCTGTCCCACCTAAACGGAGGCAAAGAAACACTATCAGAAAATTCGTTCATATACCCAAAAGTACACAGGCAACAGAGACATCTAGTGACTCATCTATAGAGCCAAGACCACTGACTTTAAAGGCTATTTTTGAAAGattcaaaaataagaaacataaacGTAAAAAGAGGAAATACAAGCCAACAGGAAGATCAGTGGGAAGACCAAAAGGAAGGAGAACCACTAGATACTCACAAATTACTGAGAAACAATTTAAAGACAAAAGACCTGGTTTCCCATTTTTAGAatcaaaaaatggaagaaaaccaTTACCTTGGAGAAAAATTTTAACCTTTGAG CAAGCAGTGGCAAGAGGATTTTTTAACTACCTTGAAAAACTGAAGTATGAATACTACCTCAAGGAATCCTTGAAACAGATGAATGTTGCTGaagatttagaaaaagaagaccTTGATAGTCGAAGATACAGATACTTGGATGATGATGGATCTCTCTCTCCTATTGAAGAGTCAGC AGCAGAGGAGGAGATTGCAGCAAACCTTGAACATGATGAATGTGATATTAAGTTGGTG GCTTTTATCTTCGGAATACAGTGTCTGGATTTTGCAAAGATATGTCTAATGCTTTAG